The sequence AAATATGAACAGAAATCCATGACAAGAAATGCACAGTCAAGTTTAACATACCTATCATACATGCTCTGTAGTATGCACCAATTTAAGGTCCACTCAAGGGTTTTAGTCAGTATCAAACGATGGTGCTTTCCCTTTGAACTAGATTTGACAGTTGGACCAGCACCAGGAGTATAGAAACCTcaaattttccttgtttttgaaaaattgaacacATGGTGTACCCATAATACCAGCTGCTTCTGCTATTTCCGGATTTTCTTCAATATCAGTTTCAACAAAGTGTACATTTTGATCAAACTCGTCAATCACTTGCCATAAAAGAAAGTTATTAAAAAGAGGTTACTGCATTCTATATGAGGCATCAACACTAAAATAGACAGATACAGTAAAGCATGTGTTTCTTCACACAATGAGATGTTACCACAAAAAATTGGTTTTTCATAATGTCATCCCAAATATTTCTGGCCACCTCAAAATCACATTAGACGTCAATCATTGTAAGAGTTGATGCTGGCATTAAGATTGAACGTCATGCAAAAgtgaaacatttttttatttgcataccTTACTAAGAATTGGCTTCAAAGTCCTACATGGACCATATGTTGGAGCTGTATATAGTACGCATATACGCCTTGGACTTTCATGGTACAACTTACttaaaaaaagggggggaaaaaaaggaaagaaattttaCAAGATTTGAActgataaaatatatcaaactcTCAATAAATAATAGAACACAATATTCATTATATAAATGTAACATCAAGGACAAAGAAAATACACCTACCCCTTATGTTTTGTAAGAGTAATGTCAAAACCCTCCTGAACGTCCCTGTCTGTGAGTTCCTTCTTAACCTCCTAAGTTTTGGGCTGTCAAAAGTAAAACTTATGAGGCCAAATTTTAAGGACATTCACAAAGCTCAGAATATAACACAGCTTTGAattgaaactaaaaaataaagtttctaTAATGATTCATATGCATTTAACATTATTGGAGGAGAATAATTGAAAACCAAACTGCTGGTTAAATTGTAGAATTTGTTAGTTCTGAAATTGATAGAAGCTTCTGGCTCAATGCTTTGTTTCATGTTTAGATTAGAGTTGATAGAGGAGGTGGATCTCACTGATGGAATTTCAGGTTTGAAACTATGTCTTTTGTGAGGACAAAAGAGTCAGCAAGTAAGCAACACGAAATGCAGCAGAATACTGGTTTGGTGGAAGCTATAATATTTGAGGTCAAAGACAGGGAAAGAATTGGAGGTTCTTATCTGAAATCTGAAATGATATGCTACAATGAAAGTCTTTCCAACTCTGGAGCACTTTAGGAGAGGTTATTATCCATAAAAACCCTAACAACCCCGAGTGGCCAAAGCGCATCAAAACGTTCTTTCAGGGGAAGCATGAAAAGGTTAAAATGTCTCCTCTGACAGTTGATATTGATAGTACCGGAATGTATTACCTttattttatgttctgtgaACCAGAACTGCAGGGAACCGTAATCAGAGGTAGGACTGTATGGAGGAACCCAGATGGTTATTTGCCTGGAAAGATGGCTCCTTTAATGACATTCTATGGCTTATGTCTTTAGCCTATCTGCTACTCGGCCTAATCTAGTTTCTAAGGTTTGTTTAGTTTTGGAAGGATATTATACAGTTACACTACCATATTACTGCAGCAATTGCCCTTGGAATGTGTGAAATGGCTGTGTGGTACTTCGCATATGTCAATTTTAACTCAACTGGAACTAGACCAATGGGCATTACATTGTGGGCGGTAACTTTTAGCTCTGTTAAGAAGACACTTTCTCGCCTTTTGCTTTTGGTGGTTTCCATGGGCTTTGGTGTGGTGAAGCCTACGCTTGGTGGTATAACCTCGAAAGTACTTCTTCTTGGATTAATATACTTTGTGGCATCAGAGGCACTTGAGCTTGTTGAGCATTTAGGGAACATAAATGAATTCCCAGGAAAAACAAAGATATTTTTGGTCCTGCCTGTTGCCTTCTTAGATGCCTggtttattttatggattttctCATCTTTATCAAAAACTCTAGAGAAGCTTCAGGTAGTTTTCCAGATTTATCCTCTACATTTTTCTTGCTTTTATAGCTTCTTAAACGATGGTTTGGTttagttttaatatattttatatagcttcttgttgttgttggtgttgctggcttttttttttttttgggttttttttgtttgggggggGAGGGGTGAAAAGCTTATTGTAGTTTATCTGTCCAACAATTGTAGTTTGATGAAGTTCATGTTTTTGTGTCTCTGATATGTTTGTTTTAGGATGGATGTATCATGTATGCGTTTGGCACTAGATGTGAGATTTATGATTTTCTAGGCCAACTTCATTATTGCTGCTGTCTTTGAAATGTTcaaaactgtcaggacccgtccagaattccttccccggaaccctagacaagccctgatcccagggaaaccctaccggaccctccaatggaaaatccggcagagcctcccctaagggatttacttaccacaaattacctgcactgaaaacacacttcaaaaaaaaaacatccccttattcctcccgcaactacaaattgttccacaaatttcaacacttctaaaaaacaacaacagtccagtgcataaagaacaactacacatccaatacagtatacagagcattatacaacaaatgtgaaattaaaaaaaatgacaaataagaagtaatacatgacagagaggaaaaaagggaagaaaaacttcttgaaccttcggcaacgaactgagacgttgggctcgccccggacaatcaacgtctccaacctggacctaggggaacggaatttaagagtgtgagatgctaatcatctcagtgagtgaccctatctactgtacacctttaataataataatataaaaataaaggaatttaattaaccagtaccgaacaattaaataataaataaacaaacaattgaagtaatactttctctcaaaaccctcactagtcactccgttggaaaagttccccttttaaaaccttttcacaaaacccgatatacgtacttcccgaaaaccaatgaaccaaataatttaataaacaacaaaaaaaaataaataaataaataccccaaatataaataaactgcaataaattataataaataattttgtaccatttggggtttgaaactttatttgaaaattacacctgacaattacacttgacgcaccacaccatataccggtgatgccctctgatacccagcgtcccgagcaccgactggcggggaggttaaagagagaaatctgcaacggcacttcggcgtcccgacagtaccgctgccaaaaccatctcccggccaagggaggggcggctgtggccaatatcaaacttgcctgcccaatccaatggcaaccacgggagaaataataaccgcgcgctaaaccacataataaccgcgcgctaccacgtgtctatacaccatacaccagaacaccaatactgtatgagtgcgtctaaaaataaacattaataaccaaccgtaccgttttccaaaattatcgtgggaaatacattaaattctcacacttaccatcccacatatttttatttaaaatacgccacataagcacaatttacagatatcaatttaacaccacataaatataattaattaccccaaaaatatttttaaaggtgggtcactcacctggagcacgcaattaacccatgatccactatgggatcaattccacgactcaccggtgctcctagaacaaaattcacagacagtcaaataaattaatattttattcggataaataatacccggtatccggggggtcaaacacaaacgttaaccaaaataggcgaataatataccgaatcgaagcttgaacgacgaggattaccaatccggtctccatcgaccccaattccgccggaggtggccggaatttggtcgggaagcttcggccggttttaaacttgaaggatctttcaaacggtggggattttgggcaatctaaccccggaaatggactcagaggggtcgaaaatagtgggataaaggtatgggacgggctggtttggtcggaaacggcgataatcgccggaaaaatttcacctcgccgccgcgacttcgccggcccgatctgggcgcgtccggcggcggctggccgggagatttggtggctgagttcgcgaggtggcgggctacaccggtggcaGGCGCGTGTAGCGTATGGGTGGTCGGAAAAgataaacacgggagagagagagagagacggtcgGAGGGAGAGAAAAACTGTGCATTTTGTTTTGatgggctcggggaagaagaaggaaaaaaaaggaaaaaaacgaaacagaaaaagaaaaagaaaaaaaaaagaaatggtgttttcccacgtggggaaaagaaaagaaaaagaaaaagaaaagaaaaaggaaaagaaaaagaaaaaggaaaaaggaaaagtaaaaataattaaataaaaaatattattatttaaaataataatacaaataatttgattttacacatggttgacatgtgccatttcaccatggtgacacatggtcaccttcattaagtcacacgtggcacatcgttacgcgtttaaaaaaataatattaaaataatacggtatttgaagaactctacagatccataactttcaaaccacatgtccaaatcggacgtgctgccagtctacagactcgtatcgacgagcacttcacaaccatgcatgagtcaaagctcaaccttgcatgaataaaaagtcaacttcggcaccccttggacagtttggacatcaacttgttttgctcataactttcaaaccgtagctccgtttttgacatgctactagtctacaaacccgtgccaacgtgtactttataacagtacctcagtcaacctagaattccaaccgggtcaaaaagtcaacttttgacccattcggtcaacggtcaacggtcaacctcggtcaacgtgcgaaAATTTCTGAcatgattcgggacggggtgttacaaaaactCTATGtggcttttgtttattttatatgcaAATGAGGAGAAACATGGCTAAGTTGGAGCTGTATCGAAAATTTACCAATTCACTTGCAGTTTCTATGCTACTCTCGATAGCTTGGATTGGCTTTGAGGTATTgcttcacaaaatatttataggGATTAATAATTTCATGGGTTGCAATCATGGATGAAATTTGGTCAAATGGTTGTGAGTCAAAAAGTTTGTATAGTTATTTTGGTGCAAACCTAATAATTAAGTCTCCTCTGACTCGCTTTTTAATGTTTAGCTGTACTTCAATGCTACTGATCCGTTGAGTGAGCTGTGGAAAATTGCCTGGGTCATTCCAGCTTTCTGGACTTTGCTTGCGTACTCTCTACTGGTAGTGATTTGCGTCCTTTGGGCTCCTTCAAGTAATCCAACTAGGTATTTACTCTGACATTGCACTTTTACTGTTTCTTGGTGCCTGcttggtatttattttgaaattgccTTTGTTTCTTTGTGCACTTGCTTATGTTTATTACAAAAGTATAGTTatgtatttctttctttcttctttcctcttttttttttctttttttaattgttattattattatttttttccccctgatGTATGGAATAAGAGCTGCTGCTTAAAACAATTTCCGTTTGTTGATGGAAACTGATAATTCATCTGATAAATGTAAACTTTTTACATTGACTTTGCATAACGTTTATTTATTGGTGTGGAATATGTAGATATACATACTCAGAGGAGGCAGGGGATGAACTAGATGAGGAGGGCATTGCATTAACAGGCAGCAGTGCGACTAATTTGAGTGGCATGGCAGCTAAAGGAGATTCACACATTGGACTTGGTGAAGATCTGGAGGAGGATAAGCGAGAATAGGTTAGTTGTTGATGTATAAAAGAGAAGACAATATTGAATCTCCAGTTGCTTATCCAATTCTGTAAATCTCAATATCTTGTTGTATGTAGAAATCTTTGGAGATGTTATGGTACGAGAGTATGCAAGGAATTGAAatcaagaagagaaaaaaacaaacttgTGGTAccttatataaaacaaaatcagaGTTGAACCATAATGGTGAAGTTAATCATGCTTTTCATGGAGGCTTACTTCATCTCATTGGCAAATGTAACCATTTTGCTGGTTTTAATTGGGGCAGATGGTTCTTCTTCATGTACCACATTGTAAATGTTATTTCTTGACAGGGTTTCGTATTcgaattatatttttcactcaATCAATGCACGTTTTGTTGACGGCGTCTTTTGCCTTTGCTTGTCATTATGCCCACTCACTCGGTTATTGGATCATGTTATATTTGGGTAAATCATGTTTGggatctatataatatatgcttGAATGCTATCAAATgtaatatttaacaataatggTAGGAGTACGAACTTGTCATTAAAAAACAAAGGTAAATAGTCAACATAAGTTGGGCAAAACAATAATTAACAACAAATAGTCAATGCATGTACAAATTCGGTGCTCAAATATGTTGTAGAATGAAAATAGCTTAATGCATTAATGAGTAATTAACGAAGTAATAAGACTCATGAAAAGGGGAGCTCAACCATGCATCGACTTTGTTTTGACCAGTTGATCACCTCTTCTAACTTCAAAGTTTGGATATAGCCTTGTGGCAAAGTATATCCAATGTTTTTCATGCAACAACTCAGAAATTTGAAACCCCAgcttcacaaaaacaaaaaatcaaaaataaaatatatttcataagTCGGAAGGGTTTCATCGTGGCCAAATAACTCGTAAACCACATAACCAGAGTCTTATTGAAAAATTTCGAAATTGACCAAATATGGACGTATGGTGTGCTTACCCTCATCTCATTTTATGGTCTTGTATGCTTGAGCACCGCCACATCTTTATTTCTTCTCATTCATCATACATTATATACTGAGCATGTCATCAGtaaatcggaaaaaaaaaaacattatcagGAAATATGAAAAAccttaacaataataataataaaagagctGAGAGTAAAAActgttttgaaaaaacaaaatacttaAATTCCTTACATACtgttatcatcatcatcttcattgtcattgttatgatcatcaccaccaccaccaccaccgccaccaCCATGACggctatcatcatcatcatcataatcatcaCGATCGCTgttgtcatcatcatcatcatcatcttcttctattATTTGAACTTTTTCTCGTTTTGAATCATCTAGGAGTACTCCATCAAAAGAAATCTTCATCTCCATATAGTGGGACGCTACTATGGTTATAAAAATAGGGAATCTGACATTGTAATTTCGAGAGCAAAAGCCCTTTAAATTTGGTAGGTCAGAAAGTTCCAAATATTCCAACCGACTAAaagtaatttcattttctcCATCGCCTTGGTCGTCATCAGTTGAAACAATTTCTATCATTCTTTGACAGTTTCGGACTGTCATTTTTTCAAGATTGATGAAGCTTTTAGCCACTGAGTATGTGAGTAAATGCTTCATTCCATCATAGTTGGCTACTTCCAATTCCATAATTTTACGGAAGGATATAGCAGATGAAACTATATTCTTTAGTCTTGGGCAGTCACCCACCGCTAGAGTTTCCAAATTAGGAAAAACTGGTTCTGCAAGATAGGAGTTGCCTTTCCATACATGCATCAAATTCACCCATCTTTTGATCCGGAGAGTTTTTACGTGCGTTAGAGTCCAACCTTGATGTTCTTCCCCATCCAAAGATCCTTCGTGGataaatatttcttcaaaatttccatCGTACATACCAAGTGTTTCAAGATTGTGACATTTCCGAAATAAAACAGATGGAGTAACTGCTGATGTAATGCGTTGGCAGAAAATGAAGAGATGCTTCATTTTGAAGAAGTCTACTACTGGGAGTGAACCATACAATTTCTGTAGCTTCTCAAGATTTCTATTTCTGGCCACGGAGGCTGGGAACACATTTTTTAGACATCTCCAGTTGACTATTTCAACTTCACAAAGATTTGGACAGCTGAAAATTAATGCCGACTGAGGTAATAATAGTGCATCATCTGTTTCTTTGACGTTAAATACCGCTTCCAATGAATCACAATTCCTTATATCTAAAACTTACACACTACTTCCCAATCTTTTTAGTATACGGGGCACAAGAACATGTATTAAACTTTCGCAATCCTCAACAAAGATTTCAGTGAGTTTGCAAAATGAATTTGGATCAAGTTGGGTGTGCCATAAGGTCGTCAGTTTATGCAGGCCTTTGATAACCAATTTCTCCAAGCCAGGAAAACCAACCTAAGTACATCCATATAACGAGTTTTATTGGTTGAGAAACATCCACTTATACATTCAaatctataataatatatatgtatgtatatatatatatatattctcacctTTTCGTCAAACAAATAGTGAACGGCAGCATCTCTAATACTTTTGCTCATGTGGTCGAGGATAAATGGCCCTAGCTTTGTGCAGTCCTTTATAATCAAGGAATTCAAACATGAAAATTTGAGATAAGTTGGTGATGAGCAGAATGTTTCCAAGTTTGGAAGAATATCTAGCTCCAGAGATTCTAGTTTGGGAAACATGTTATCCAATATCTTTTCTTCAATGCCATTATATTCTTCTGTTGATATTATCTCCACCATATTTTGGCATCTGCTTATCCGAAGCTTTTTGAGTTGCACAAAGTTTATGGCCATGGAAGACGAGGACAAGAATCTTAAACCACCACAGCCATCCACGATCAAACTCGTTAAGTTCGCAACAAGCATGGGGAACGCAACCTGTTCCTGGTTTTTGtatataaaacaattcatgttaagaaattaaaataattcgatgtatgtaatatatattgatGATGCTATGTTGGTTATTCAAGCTAATAGTGACAATTCCATGTGATTTCGCAAACATAAACCATTTAATATTCTAACAACTACAAGAGAGCGGTTTTTGTTCAGAAAAACATGTTCATTTTTACCGCTTTAAAAGTTACTCTTTTCCAACTTCTCTAccgttttctttttaaaattaagttttaattcaaatatatattatcttttttactctttttttttttttttttttttttgggtaaagccAAATGTATGTTATTTATGTGAATGCTGGTCGGTGAATTTCATAAAACTCCAACAAATCATATATTAAACAACCAACTTGAAATCTTACCAAAGTTCGGTGAATTAAttgcttcaaaataaaaaagttaggTACATAACTGTCCATTTGCGAGtgatttaaaattgttaaatcatTTGCAAGTAgacaaaaatacttttctagTGTTTggcaaaaaaatgtaaaaaataaggTGATTATTAAGAAATCACTTCCTCTACAAGAGGAATCATctcttataatttaaaataagttaccATTATTAGTAGTGGTTATTATTGTGACATCATTGTGATAGACTTGGTAAACAATTTGGTGATTATAGTATTGTTTTTCTAtgcctaaaaaaaaataagagccATGTCTATGCACTAATCAAATGTACTTTAATTACACTATACACTTAAATGTGTACTTTAATTACACTATACACTTAAATGACCGTGTATATGAGAAATGCTATTCAGGTAAAAACATAACAggttgaaataaaaaatcatacctTATGATTGAAAAGTTCCATGGGATCAACGGTCTCATTATTCCGAATGATCTCTTCGAATCTTATTGTATTTCTATTATTACTTGAGGCAAAACAAGTAAGATTTGGTAGACTTTGCAGTGTCAAAGATTGTAATTGAAAAGATTCAATGCGATCATTTACTAGTGcctcaaaattttcttcttgtttatcAACAATCACTTTCATGTCATTGCAATCAACCACTTTTATTTCTTGAAGCTGCAAAAAGTGTAGGACAGTAGAAAACGAAAATAGGTTCTTCAATTTGGGACACTTTTCCACTTCTATGATTGTTAAGTGTTTAAAAGACCCACGTGGTAGTTGGCCAGAGCATAGACTTTCCAAACTTACAAGGTTGCATAGAAATAATGCCTCGAAGTTGGGAAATAATGCAATATGAGAAGAACTCCAGCAGTTCACAATCTGTGAAATGTTACCATTACTTTGGACGAGGAGATATTTCAGTCGTGGAAAACCATCCACATCTAGTTGATCTACAATATCAGTAACTCCCTCCAATACATCCAAGTACAATTCTTCAGACTTTTTCACTAGTGTTTGAAGACCTTGGTCCAATTGATTGGTTGAGAGAGCTTAAGTTTCAGCGTCCTTGAAGTTGCATATTTTACAGACCAATTCCATACATCGCCATACATATCTTGAAATTTACCAACTTTTCAGAGAAACAGTTCACTGATAACTGAAAAGCACCCTTAACATTTACCTCTAATGTGGTCAGGTTAGACAAGTGCTTTAGCTCTGAAAGGCTAGCATTGCTTCTTTCACTGATATTACTGACATCTTCAATCTCCCACTCGGTGAAGTTGTTATTCATCAGCAATTCTTCTAATTTTGTCAAGCTTGATAAAACATTCGGATGAATCACTTCAAGTTGAGAGCAAACTCTCAAATCCAATACCCGTAGTCGAGTCAACTGGCCTATTTCTTTGGGTAACAGCTTAAACTTGGATCCCACAAAGCTAAGAATTTCCAAGCTCCTTAGTTCACCAACCATGGCTATATTCCTCAATTCACAATGATCTAGACACAATGTTtgcagattttttaaaaaatgaatagaTGGAGGGAGTGATTGCATACAGATTTTGGTTAAATCTAAAACTTTGAGTTCTTTCATCTCCTTAAAAAAGTTATGTGGAATTGGCAGTAATTTTTTAGTGGCACACAATTTGAAGAGTTGTAGCTTTGGGCATTCCAACTGTTCAGGAAGCTTGGGAATATTGATCCAATGGAAAGATATTAAGGTGCACTTTTCAAGGAATTCTTTGTTCGGCCATTCCTTGAATTCATCTCCATTTATTAAGGATAAGAATTGCTGATCTCTAGATGCAATTTTTCTAGCAACGTCATGTGTAAGATCATGCATTTCGAGCCATTCTTTATCAGTAGTATCTAGCAACAAACAGGAGTCTTTGAGTTTATCAACCAATGACTGCAATCTACTGTGTGCTTCTTCCATTGTATTGATGCCTTCAAACAAACTCAAACCCAAGCCCTTTGTATATTTCAACAAGTCGACAAAGGCGTGGAATTTCCCAAGCATACCACAAATCAAAAGCAATGACTTCACTTCCTCACCTTCCAACTGATTGTAACTCCATTCAATGCCCGAGTATGCTTTTTCATGCATCTCTTTTCCTTCACACATTTTTTGAAGTCTCAAAGCCTCCCCCCATGAGTGTAAGCTTTTACCTCTTAATGCTTTTGCAAGTGTCACGACTAAAATTGGCAATCCTCCACATCTTTTGGATACTTGAATTCCTGTGTCTCGAATATCAAGGTCCTTAACATTATCAGCTACTATATTCTCAAACAAACTCCAACTTTCTTCTTCCTCTAAAACTTCGAGTCGTAACTCTTTCTGCGTGCCAATCTCAGAGGATAACAAATCTCGTTTTCTAGAAGTTAACAGAACTTTACATATCCCAAATGGAAGTCCCAAAGTTTCCAAGTCGAGCATTTCCCAAACATCATCCAGAATTACAAGAATgttcttgtttttcttaataTAGTCGGTTAGAAGGCGCGCTCGTCCTGCCATAGTGAGATCTCCATTAAGCTCCAGACCAAACTTCTCtgcaatttctttttgaattctGTTCAAATCTGTGTTTTGTCTCACTTCCACTTTGGCCACTTTAAATAACTTCTGCTTCTCAGCTCGCCTAGCAATTTCTTTGACGAGCGTGGTCTTTCCAACACCAGCCATTCCATATATCCCAATCATGTGGATATTAGAATCCGTGAGTTCCTTCATAATTTCAGTGACAATTGAAAACCTTGATTCAAAAGCGTGGTACCCAACTCTACTTGTCCATATATCCTCTGGGGGAGTGGTATATGAAACGCTGGGAAACGCTCCTGCTTTTTGGATTTCAACAACCTTTTGTGCCAGTTTTGTTGCTTTCCTGCTTGGACGATAACGGGACGAAATCAAACTTGGACACAACCCGAAAAGACACTTCTTCTTTACTTGATTTTCATCTTTCAAGAATTCATTTGCCTCTGCAATCATCTCATCCACCTTTTTCAGCCACTTCTCAACATCAGCTTCGATTTTGTGGCATTTTCTTAATGCTTCATCAACAGAGTGTTGGACCCTTCCTTTAGCATCGACCAACTTCTCAACTTCACTATTTAGATTATCAACATTCCTTTTCAAGTATATTACACAACCCACTTGCCGTGCAACGGGTTCTATTGTATAGTCAGCAATTTTTTCAACAATTATGGAAAAAAATTCCATGCTTACTTTCTGTACTcttcaactatatatatttttttttcttttttctttttttgaacaaCTCAAATATGAGCAAATAAACCAAACAAATACAAAGATGACAACTGGAATGAGAAAAGTCAACTCAAAGGACAAATTACAACAACCAACAAAGCTGACATGCGAGAGAgcaaaatatattatactaggAAATCAAATAAGTAATCAATTAATCAAAGATCTTACTTTTGTCGCTTTCAGTCACAAATCAAGCTACTTGCTCTTCCAAGTCCTCCTCGTAGAACACTTTCAGATCAAAATATGTAATCTCTCTCGTAAAGTCGACACAGAAGcttatcaattaaacaccaaacagtaattgatttttttttttttttttttgggggtggggggggggggggggggcgcacAAAATATTTTCAGGAAGTAGAAATGATGCAACGtaaaagtaaatgaaaaaacaaacaaacaaacaaaataaaaccgaGGGACAAGAGGA comes from Ziziphus jujuba cultivar Dongzao chromosome 6, ASM3175591v1 and encodes:
- the LOC132803984 gene encoding uncharacterized protein LOC132803984 — protein: MKVIVDKQEENFEALVNDRIESFQLQSLTLQSLPNLTCFASSNNRNTIRFEEIIRNNETVDPMELFNHKEQVAFPMLVANLTSLIVDGCGGLRFLSSSSMAINFVQLKKLRISRCQNMVEIISTEEYNGIEEKILDNMFPKLESLELDILPNLETFCSSPTYLKFSCLNSLIIKDCTKLGPFILDHMSKSIRDAAVHYLFDEKVGFPGLEKLVIKGLHKLTTLWHTQLDPNSFCKLTEIFVEDCESLIHVLVPRILKRLGSSVCPNLCEVEIVNWRCLKNVFPASVARNRNLEKLQKLYGSLPVVDFFKMKHLFIFCQRITSAVTPSVLFRKCHNLETLGMYDGNFEEIFIHEGSLDGEEHQGWTLTHVKTLRIKRWVNLMHVWKGNSYLAEPVFPNLETLAVGDCPRLKNIVSSAISFRKIMELEVANYDGMKHLLTYSVAKSFINLEKMTVRNCQRMIEIVSTDDDQGDGENEITFSRLEYLELSDLPNLKGFCSRNYNVRFPIFITIVASHYMEMKISFDGVLLDDSKREKVQIIEEDDDDDDDNSDRDDYDDDDDSRHGGGGGGGGAGVSNF
- the LOC107430936 gene encoding disease resistance protein At4g27190-like — encoded protein: MEFFSIIVEKIADYTIEPVARQVGCVIYLKRNVDNLNSEVEKLVDAKGRVQHSVDEALRKCHKIEADVEKWLKKVDEMIAEANEFLKDENQVKKKCLFGLCPSLISSRYRPSRKATKLAQKVVEIQKAGAFPSVSYTTPPEDIWTSRVGYHAFESRFSIVTEIMKELTDSNIHMIGIYGMAGVGKTTLVKEIARRAEKQKLFKVAKVEVRQNTDLNRIQKEIAEKFGLELNGDLTMAGRARLLTDYIKKNKNILVILDDVWEMLDLETLGLPFGICKVLLTSRKRDLLSSEIGTQKELRLEVLEEEESWSLFENIVADNVKDLDIRDTGIQVSKRCGGLPILVVTLAKALRGKSLHSWGEALRLQKMCEGKEMHEKAYSGIEWSYNQLEGEEVKSLLLICGMLGKFHAFVDLLKYTKGLGLSLFEGINTMEEAHSRLQSLVDKLKDSCLLLDTTDKEWLEMHDLTHDVARKIASRDQQFLSLINGDEFKEWPNKEFLEKCTLISFHWINIPKLPEQLECPKLQLFKLCATKKLLPIPHNFFKEMKELKVLDLTKICMQSLPPSIHFLKNLQTLCLDHCELRNIAMVGELRSLEILSFVGSKFKLLPKEIGQLTRLRVLDLRVCSQLEVIHPNVLSSLTKLEELLMNNNFTEWEIEDVSNISERSNASLSELKHLSNLTTLEVNVKGAFQLSVNCFSEKLVNFKICMAMYGIGL